Proteins from a genomic interval of Lycium ferocissimum isolate CSIRO_LF1 chromosome 2, AGI_CSIRO_Lferr_CH_V1, whole genome shotgun sequence:
- the LOC132045228 gene encoding uncharacterized protein LOC132045228: MEKNSSAQSSLQNPSTTTTTTFKHTKFLKFQYPNLIIITLFLFFFSIKASSDFPQISYTQYCNDVVSNTPLAQISTPFNATSKFLTLRNAYIHAPVDIAGKFKPKTLNFYTDNVYPTQNGKIFKLEGGLRFAGKIGEDFFGNFIHRRQLRLVYNRPPRFPTRGFGYSNEFRVSGFWDSGNGKVCMVGSGLKRLSSIDVVLKLNYLNSSDILHSVVNGTLERIDVNDKNVYSKPVEIVGLSLRNYVYTLIDKEVENHGFSEYGDWSNVSLGMETDRSLCGVISRAGTMEMMYLGDCGDGNCDFLGGDVSSFRPTLMWFNEIECGDNGRGRFLLSFGDGVRTRPSYLINQTLVAEGKWDEKTKTVDMIGCRIFNGSDAAEKGFVGDCVVRLSLRLPKQWTLKERSVVVGEIWKRKDSNESSNYGKVALHSVRNLVNRIDGLTYEYTVIDNVTRSCAKALAYKGKGGKYPDVHSSDMRFDMTVRNRKKIDIFSYSSPLSVGDKFYQGASGSSVQVNDNQSAVVNISYVLHFVAPSQFLYSDEHTPMAIEISAEGLYGSKSGHLCMVGCMYFSSRHGILQRNSSLDCEILVNIQYPPLNTKVARGVRGTIESMRKKSDSFYFEPLELISNSVYIDQARNSMWRMDLEMTMVLISNTLACIFVGLQLFYVKKNPSVLPFISVVMLVVLTLAHMIPLLLNFEALFLVNRKKQNVYFGSDGWLEVNEVLIRIMTMIAFLLEFRLLQLTWSARAGDQTPKNYWISDKKVLYLSLPMYICGGLIAYFIHLSRNHPHQMKLVLSPHFHYQQQTFWGEIKSYAGLILDGFLLPQILFNLFCNTTERALTPGFYIGTTLVRLMPHVYDLYRAHSNAWSYDYIYGNPKMDYYSTAWDIIICCGGLLLAVLVFLQQRFGGRCFLPRIYRNSSAYEKVPVVSTESITEE, from the coding sequence ATGGAGAAGAATTCATCAGCTCAATCTTCGTTACAAAACCCTAGTACTACTACGacaacaacattcaaacatACCAAATTTCTCAAATTCCAATATCCCaatcttattattattactctcttccttttcttcttttccattaAAGCTTCATCAGATTTCCCTCAGATCTCATACACACAATACTGTAACGACGTCGTTTCCAACACCCCTTTAGCCCAAATTTCAACCCCTTTTAACGCTACATCAAAATTCCTCACTCTTCGCAACGCGTACATACACGCGCCGGTTGATATTGCCGGTAAATTCAAGCCCAAAACCCTAAATTTCTATACAGACAATGTTTATCCGACCCAAAATGGTAAAATCTTTAAACTTGAAGGTGGTTTAAGGTTTGCAGGTAAAATTGGTGAGGACTTTTTTGGTAATTTTATTCACCGGAGACAACTCCGGTTAGTTTATAACCGACCACCTAGGTTTCCGACAAGAGGTTTCGGGTATTCGAATGAGTTTCGGGTTTCGGGTTTTTGGGATTCGGGTAATGGAAAGGTATGTATGGTGGGGTCAGGTTTAAAGAGGTTAAGttctattgatgttgtacttAAGTTGAATTATTTGAATTCATCTGATATTTTGCATAGTGTAGTTAATGGTACATTGGAAAGAATTGATGTGAATGATAAGAATGTGTATAGTAAGCCTGTTGAGATAGTTGGTTTGTCTTTGAGGAATTATGTGTATACTTTGATTGATAAAGAGGTTGAGAATCATGGGTTTAGTGAATATGGTGATTGGTCTAACGTTTCGTTGGGAATGGAAACGGATAGGAGTTTGTGTGGAGTTATAAGTCGTGCTGGGACTATGGAAATGATgtatttgggtgattgtggtgATGGGAATTGTGATTTTCTTGGTGGTGATGTGTCGAGTTTTAGGCCGACGTTGATGTGGTTTAATGAGATTGAGTGTGGAGATAATGGAAGAGGGAGGTTCTTGTTAAGTTTTGGTGATGGCGTGCGGACTAGACCGAGTTATTTGATTAATCAAACATTGGTTGCTGAAGGGAAGTGGGATGAGAAGACGAAAACAGTTGATATGATTGGTTGCCGGATTTTTAATGGAAGTGATGCAGCTGAAAAGGGTTTTGTTGGGGATTGTGTTGTGAGGCTGAGTTTGAGGTTGCCTAAGCAATGGACTTTGAAGGAGAGGAGTGTTGTTGTTGGGgagatttggaaaagaaaagacTCGAATGAGTCAAGTAATTATGGTAAAGTGGCTTTGCACAGTGTAAGAAATCTGGTTAACAGGATTGATGGATTGACATATGAGTATACTGTGATTGATAATGTGACTAGGTCTTGTGCCAAGGCACTGGCTTATAAAGGGAAGGGAGGGAAGTATCCCGATGTACATTCATCTGATATGAGATTTGATATGACAGTGAGGAACAGgaaaaaaatagatattttcAGTTATTCATCTCCATTGTCTGTAGGGGATAAGTTTTACCAGGGTGCATCTGGTTCTTCTGTTCAAGTAAATGACAATCAAAGTGCTGTGGTCAATATAAGCTATGTGCTGCACTTTGTTGCTCCATCTCAGTTCTTGTACAGTGATGAACATACTCCTATGGCAATTGAAATTTCTGCTGAAGGTTTATATGGTTCGAAGAGTGGACATCTTTGCATGGTTGGCTGTATGTATTTTTCATCACGTCATGGGATTTTACAGAGAAATTCTTCGCTAGACTGTGAAATTCTAGTTAATATTCAGTATCCACCTTTGAATACTAAAGTTGCCCGTGGTGTTAGAGGTACCATTGAGAGCATGAGAAAAAAGTCTGATTCTTTTTACTTTGAACCCTTGGAGCTTATATCAAATTCCGTCTACATTGACCAAGCCAGAAATTCCATGTGGAGAATGGATCTGGAAATGACCATGGTTCTAATTTCCAATACACTTGCATGCATCTTTGTGGGTCTGCAGCTCTTTTATGTGAAAAAGAACCCAAGTGTGCTTCCGTTTATCTCTGTTGTCATGCTAGTTGTACTCACACTTGCACACATGATCCCTCTGTTGCTGAACTTTGAAGCTCTATTCTTGGTCAACCGGAAAAAGCAGAATGTTTACTTTGGTAGTGATGGATGGCTTGAAGTAAATGAGGTTTTAATTAGAATCATGACAATGATAGCATTCTTGTTGGAATTCCGTCTTCTCCAGCTCACATGGTCTGCAAGAGCAGGAGATCAGACTCCCAAAAATTATTGGATATCTGATAAAAAGGTTCTGTATTTGTCTTTGCCAATGTATATCTGTGGTGGATTGATTGCTTATTTTATCCATCTGTCGAGAAATCACCCTCACCAGATGAAGCTTGTATTGTCGCCACATTTTCATTACCAACAGCAAACTTTCTGGGGGGAGATCAAATCATATGCCGGTTTGATCTTGGATGGCTTTTTACTTCCTCAGATTCTGTTCAATTTATTCTGTAATACAACTGAGAGGGCTCTCACACCTGGTTTCTATATTGGAACCACCCTTGTGCGCCTAATGCCACATGTATATGATCTTTACAGAGCTCACAGCAATGCGTGGTCGTAtgattatatttatggaaacccAAAAATGGATTACTATTCCACTGCTTGGGACATCATTATCTGTTGCGGGGGTCTGCTCCTTGCTGTTCTCGTTTTCTTGCAGCAGAGATTTGGTGGTCGTTGTTTTCTTCccagaatatatagaaatagcTCTGCGTATGAGAAAGTACCTGTAGTCAGCACTGAGTCAATTACAGAAGAATAA
- the LOC132045204 gene encoding callose synthase 11-like: MNLRQRPPFTRGRGDHAPPRIEPYNIIPIHILLADHPSLRYPEVRAASAALRAVGDLPLPPFMPWGDNKDLMDWLGQFFGFQDDNVKNQRENLVLHLANAQMRIHPPLATPDRLDYGVLRQFRQKLLKNYSSWCSYLGKKSQVKLPRRQSPERSRRELLYVCLYLLIWGEAANLRFAPECLCYIYHHMAMEMNYIVDGHIDENTGQAYVPFTFKQFGFLDKVVTPIYNTISGEVERSRNGTAPHSAWRNYDDINEYFWTRKCFRRLKWPLDLSSAFLDTTVGRRVGKTGFVEQRTFWNIFRSFDRLWVLLILFFQAAVIVAWQGTDYPWQALEKRDVQVQLLTIFITWAGLRFIQSILDAGTQYSLVSRDTMWIGVRMVLKSIVAVTWAVVFGVFYARIWSQRNSDRRWSYEANQRIFTFLEAALVFVAPELLALVLFILPWLRNVIEKTNWPIFYLLTWWFHTRIFVGRGLREGLINNIKYTLFWIAVLASKFVFSYAFQIRPLLGPTRALLNIKNAKYKWHEFFGSTNELATVLLWIPVVLIYLVDLQIWYTIYSAIVGGTVGLFSHIGEIRNIKQLRLRFQFFASAMQFNLMPEIQTIDATATLVHKLRNAIHRIKLRYGLGSPYKKIESSQVDATRFALIWNEIIITLREEDFVSDHELELMELPPNCWDIKVIRWPCFLLCNELLLALSHASELADAPDRWVWFRICKNEYRRCAVIEAYDSIKYLLLEIIKYDTEEHSIVTALFHDIDDCIRFEKFTKAYKMTLLPRIHEKLVSLIELLLRPEPDLCDIVNVLQALYEVSVREFPRVKKRTEQLMQEGLAPRNPDTGLLFENVIEFPDIQDAFFYRQLRRLRTILTSRDSMHYVPRNKEARRRIAFFSNSLFMNMPRAPQVEKMMAFSVLTPYYDEEVLFGKENLRSPNEDGVSTIFYLQRIYDDEWENFMERMRKEGMQDEEEIWNTKAREIRQWASYRGQTLSRTVRGMMYYYKALKMLSFLDSASEVDIRHGSQEIASLGSLNQNNHLNGLSSGMLQTSRNLHRSSSSVTLLFKGHELGAALMKFTYVVTCQVYGSQKKKGDRRAEEILNLMKHNEALRIAYVDEVYLGRNEVEYYSVLVKYDQQLKKEVEIYRIKLPGPLKLGEGKPENQNHAIIFTRGEAVQTIDMNQDNYFEEALKMRNLLEEFKENYGIRKPTILGVRENIFTGSVSSLAWFMSAQETSFVTLGQRVLADPLKVRMHYGHPDVFDRFWFLSRGGISKASKVINISEDIFAGFNCTLRGGNVTHHEYIQVGKGRDVGLNQIAMFEAKVASGNGEQVLSRDVYRLGHRLDFFRMLSFFYTTVGFFFNNMIVVVMVFTFLWGRLYLALSGVEEYASRNASSNKALGSILNQQFVIQLGLFTALPMIVENSLEHGFLPAVWDFVTMQLQLASLFFTYSMGTRAHFFGRTILHGGAKYRATGRGFVVERKSFGENYRLYSRSHFVKAIELGVILVVYASHSPVTKDTFVYIAMTISSWFLVVSWITSPFVFNPSGFDWLKTVYDFDDFMHWIWYNRGVFVKADHSWETWWYEEQDHLRTTGLWGKLLEIILDLRFFFFQYGIVYQLRIAGGKTSIGVYLLSWIIMVAVVAIYIAIAYAKDKYAMNKHIYYRMMQLLVILLTVLVIAMLLRFTSFTWFDLITSLLAFIPTGWGLIQIAVVLRPFLQSTLVWSTVVSLARLYDMMLGLIVMAPLALLSWMPGFQSMQTRILFNEAFSRGLQISRILTGKTS, translated from the coding sequence ATGAATCTCCGGCAACGGCCACCATTCACGCGCGGTCGTGGTGATCACGCGCCGCCAAGAATCGAGCCGTACAACATAATCCCCATCCATATCTTACTTGCTGACCACCCTTCACTTCGTTACCCTGAAGTACGCGCCGCTTCAGCTGCTCTACGCGCCGTCGGGGATCTCCCGTTGCCACCATTCATGCCATGGGGTGACAACAAGGACTTAATGGACTGGCTTGGACAATTTTTTGGGTTTCAAGATGATAATGTAAAGAATCAAAGGGAAAACCTAGTTCTTCATTTGGCTAATGCTCAAATGCGCATTCATCCACCACTTGCCACACCTGACCGTCTTGATTATGGTGTTTTAAGGCAGTTCAGGCAGAAGTTGTTGAAGAATTACTCATCTTGGTGTTCATATCTTGGTAAAAAGTCACAAGTTAAGTTACCAAGAAGGCAAAGTCCAGAACGTTCAAGACGTGAGCTTTTGTATGTATGTCTTTATTTGTTGATTTGGGGTGAGGCTGCTAATCTACGTTTTGCTCCTGagtgtttatgttatatatatcatcatatggCTATGGAAATGAATTATATTGTTGATGGTCATATTGATGAGAATACTGGACAAGCTTATGTTCCTTTTACTTTTAAGCAGTTTGGTTTCTTGGATAAAGTTGTAACTCCTATTTATAATACAATTAGTGGTGAAGTCGAGAGGAGTAGAAATGGGACTGCCCCTCATTCAGCTTGGAGGAAttatgatgatataaatgagtatttttggactaggaagtGTTTTAGGAGGTTGAAATGGCCTCTTGACTTGTCGAGTGCTTTTCTGGATACTACTGTAGGTAGGAGAGTTGGTAAGACAGGGTTTGTTGAGCAGAGGACTTTCTGGAATATATTTAGGAGCTTTGATAGGTTGTgggtgttgttgatattgttctTTCAGGCTGCTGTTATTGTTGCTTGGCAAGGCACAGATTATCCGTGGCAGGCTTTGGAAAAGAGGGATGTGCAAGTGCAGTTGCTTACTATCTTCATAACTTGGGCTGGTTTGAGGTTTATACAGTCAATCCTTGATGCTGGAACTCAGTATAGTTTAGTTTCCAGGGATACTATGTGGATAGGTGTGAGAATGGTATTGAAAAGCATAGTTGCTGTGACATGGGCAGTTGTGTTTGGGGTGTTCTATGCCAGGATTTGGAGCCAGAGGAATTCTGATAGGAGGTGGTCATATGAGGCGAACCAAAGGATCTTCACATTTCTTGAGGCTGCTTTGGTGTTTGTCGCCCCAGAGTTGTTAGCTCTTGTCCTTTTCATTCTCCCATGGCTACGAAATGTGATTGAAAAAACAAACTGGCCAATTTTTTACTTACTAACATGGTGGTTCCACACTAGgatatttgtgggtcgtgggctCAGAGAAGGGCTTATTAATAACATAAAGTACACATTGTTCTGGATTGCAGTATTGGCTTCCAAATTTGTCTTCAGTTATGCCTTTCAAATAAGGCCACTGCTTGGTCCTACGCGAGCTCTTTTGAATATAAAAAATGCGAAGTACAAGTGGCATGAATTTTTCGGTAGCACCAATGAGCTAGCAACTGTTTTGTTGTGGATTCCAGTTGTTCTAATTTATCTAGTTGACCTGCAGATTTGGTACACTATATATTCCGCTATTGTAGGAGGAACAGTTGGGTTGTTCTCACATATAGGTGAAATTAGGAACATTAAACAGCTCAGACTCAGATTCCAGTTCTTTGCAAGTGCAATGCAGTTCAATCTGATGCCCGAGATTCAGACTATAGATGCTACGGCCACCCTGGTTCACAAGCTTCGGAATGCAATACATCGGATTAAGTTAAGATATGGACTTGGAAGCCCATACAAGAAGATTGAATCGAGCCAGGTGGATGCAACTAGGTTTGCCTTAATATGGAATGAGATCATCATAACTCTGAGGGAGGAAGACTTCGTGAGCGATCATGAGCTGGAGCTTATGGAGTTGCCACCAAACTGTTGGGATATTAAGGTTATTCGTTGGCCGTGTTTTCTCTTGTGCAACGAGTTGCTTCTTGCTCTCAGCCATGCAAGCGAGCTGGCAGATGCACCTGACAGATGGGTTTGGTTTAGGATATGCAAGAATGAGTATAGGAGGTGTGCAGTGATTGAGGCTTATGACAGCATCAAATACTTGCTACTAGAGATCATAAAATATGACACTGAAGAGCATTCAATAGTCACTGCACTTTTCCATGATATTGATGATTGCATTCGCtttgaaaagtttactaaagcCTACAAGATGACCCTCTTGCCACGCATTCATGAAAAGTTGGTGTCTCTTATTGAGCTTTTGCTCAGGCCAGAGCCGGATTTGTGTGATATTGTCAATGTATTACAGGCCTTGTATGAGGTTTCCGTTAGGGAATTTCCAAGGGTGAAGAAGAGAACAGAACAACTGATGCAGGAAGGTCTTGCTCCTAGAAATCCAGATACGGGGCTTCTTTTTGAAAACGTGATTGAGTTTCCTGATATTCAAGATGCTTTCTTCTACAGGCAGCTGCGCCGTTTGCGGACAATTCTTACTTCCAGAGATTCAATGCACTATGTTCCAAGAAATAAGGAAGCAAGAAGGCGTATTGCTTTCTTCAGTAACTCTCTTTTTATGAATATGCCACGAGCTCCCCAGGTAGAGAAGATGATGGCCTTCAGCGTCTTGACCCCTTACTACGATGAGGAAGTTCTGTTTGGCAAAGAAAATCTTAGGAGTCCCAATGAAGATGGAGTATCCACCATATTTTATCTGCAGAGGATTTATGATGATGAGTGGGAGAATTTCATGGAACGGATGCGTAAAGAAGGAATGCAGGATGAGGAGGAGATATGGAACACTAAAGCAAGGGAGATCCGTCAATGGGCATCGTACAGGGGCCAGACTCTGTCCCGTACTGTAAGAGGCATGATGTATTATTACAAGGCTCTCAAGATGCTTTCCTTCCTTGATTCTGCTTCAGAGGTCGATATAAGGCATGGCTCACAAGAAATTGCTTCACTAGGTTCATTGAACCAAAATAATCACCTGAACGGGTTAAGCTCTGGCATGTTACAAACTTCTCGAAATCTTCACAGATCAAGTAGCAGTGTCACCCTTCTTTTTAAAGGACACGAGCTTGGTGCTGCTCTTATGAAATTCACTTATGTGGTGACCTGCCAGGTGTATGGTTCTCAGAAGAAGAAGGGTGATCGGCGTGCTGAGGAGATCCTAAATTTGATGAAGCATAATGAGGCCCTCCGAATTGCTTATGTAGATGAGGTTTACCTGGGAAGGAATGAAGTAGAGTACTATTCTGTTCTAGTGAAGTATGATCAACAACTGAAGAAAGAAGTGGAAATTTATCGCATAAAGTTGCCTGGTCCTCTGAAACTTGGGGAGGGTAAGCCGGAGAATCAGAACCATGCCATTATCTTCACCAGAGGTGAAGCAGTTCAGACCATAGACATGAATCAAGACAATTACTTTGAAGAGGCACTTAAGATGCGGAATCTATTGGAGGAATTCAAGGAGAATTATGGTATAAGGAAGCCCACCATTCTGGGAGTTCGTGAAAATATCTTTACTGGTTCTGTGTCATCTCTTGCTTGGTTCATGTCTGCCCAGGAGACAAGTTTTGTGACTCTGGGGCAACGCGTTCTTGCTGATCCTCTCAAGGTACGGATGCACTATGGTCATCCAGATGTCTTTGATAGGTTCTGGTTCTTGTCCAGGGGTGGCATCAGCAAGGCTTCCAAGGTGATTAATATAAGTGAGGATATATTTGCTGGATTCAATTGTACCTTGCGAGGTGGCAATGTTACCCACCATGAATACATACAAGTGGGTAAGGGAAGggatgttggattgaatcagATCGCCATGTTTGAGGCTAAGGTTGCTAGTGGCAATGGTGAACAGGTTTTGAGCAGAGATGTATACAGGTTGGGTCATAGACTAGATTTCTTTCGCATGCTTTCATTCTTCTACACGACTGTTGgcttcttcttcaacaacatGATAGTGGTAGTAATGGTCTTTACATTTTTGTGGGGGCGCCTTTATCTTGCACTCAGTGGTGTTGAGGAGTATGCCAGCAGAAATGCCAGCAGCAACAAAGCACTTGGTTCAATTTTGAATCAGCAGTTTGTTATCCAGCTTGGTTTGTTCACTGCCCTCCCTATGATTGTGGAGAACTCTTTGGAGCATGGTTTCCTTCCGGCAGTCTGGGATTTTGTAACTATGCAACTGCAGCTTGCCTCACTATTTTTCACGTACTCGATGGGAACCCGTGCACATTTCTTTGGTAGGACCATTCTGCATGGCGGAGCAAAGTACCGAGCAACTGGACGCGGTTTTGTTGTGGAGCGCAAGAGCTTTGGTGAGAACTATCGACTATATTCTCGCAGCCACTTTGTCAAAGCAATTGAACTTGGAGTTATCCTGGTTGTGTATGCTTCACATAGCCCCGTGACTAAAGATACCTTTGTGTATATAGCTATGACTATATCAAGTTGGTTCCTTGTAGTGTCATGGATAACATCTCCCTTTGTGTTCAATCCCTCTGGGTTTGACTGGTTAAAAACTGTGTATGACTTTGATGATTTCATGCATTGGATTTGGTACAATCGAGGAGTTTTTGTAAAAGCAGATCATAGTTGGGAGACATGGTGGTATGAAGAACAGGACCACTTGAGAACTACTGGCCTATGGGGAAAATTGCTTGAGATTATTTTAGATCttcgtttcttcttctttcaataTGGAATTGTGTATCAACTACGCATTGCTGGTGGTAAAACCAGTATTGGTGTTTACTTGCTGTCTTGGATTATTATGGTTGCTGTTGTGGCAATTTACATTGCCATTGCTTATGCAAAGGacaaatatgctatgaataagCACATATATTATCGAATGATGCAGTTGCTTGTCATTCTGCTCACGGTATTGGTGATTGCTATGTTGTTGAGGTTCACCTCGTTTACGTGGTTTGATTTGATCACAAGTTTGTTGGCATTTATTCCAACTGGATGGGGCTTAATCCAAATTGCCGTAGTGCTCCGGCCCTTTTTGCAGTCTACTTTGGTTTGGAGCACTGTTGTGTCCTTGGCTCGGCTATATGACATGATGCTTGGGCTAATTGTTATGGCTCCTCTGGCATTGTTATCATGGATGCCTGGTTTTCAATCCATGCAGACAAGGATATTATTTAATGAAGCTTTCAGCAGGGGCCTTCAGATATCTCGTATCCTCACGGGAAAAACTTCATAA